A single region of the Demequina sp. genome encodes:
- a CDS encoding murein biosynthesis protein MurJ, protein MADEPRGIPEVPEASEAIDAEGGPSVRVTSLGRATAIMASGTLVSRALGFVRTALLAAAVGGIAFGANAYDVANRIPNALYAVLAAGVFNAVLVPQIVKAFHRPDGKRTVDRIVTIILALSLGVTALFTIAAPIVVRLYSDSTWTAAQRDLATAFAFLVIPQLFFYAAYTILGEVLNAREQFGPYMWAPALNNVIGIAGLTAYLVVFGSYTPENDGPGTWSTARILWLAVPATLAMAAQAGILLWPLIKGGYRPAFVLRGPKGELATVRTVAGWALAAVIIEQVGLLLAVRVASAANPEGVDPTIPGNAAYTLALTLYLVPHSLVTVSLLTALNTSMAKNWTRGDAEGTRVDVARGMRLTAAFTFYATAALIVLAPMLARTAFPTLSVPVVHSIALVLIALSLGMVPLGAMVLVKRALFVLEDAKGIFLIHIPMTITLVGVAYLGKFTLDEKWWTVVMALGLSLSNLVGLVLRSGGLKRRLGSLGGRGVGRVHWFAAVAAVVAAGAGYALRLVLPDVADVSTNDTIARVVEGGAICLAIGLIMGLVYVAVMKVLRVEEVNAVVGSVTRRLRRNVR, encoded by the coding sequence ATGGCTGACGAGCCGCGAGGCATCCCTGAGGTGCCGGAGGCGTCCGAGGCCATCGACGCGGAGGGCGGGCCAAGCGTTCGCGTCACCTCTCTTGGTCGCGCGACGGCCATCATGGCGTCGGGCACCCTTGTCTCGCGCGCGCTCGGCTTTGTGCGCACGGCCCTGCTCGCTGCCGCCGTCGGTGGCATCGCGTTCGGCGCGAACGCGTACGACGTTGCCAACCGCATCCCCAACGCGCTGTACGCGGTGCTCGCCGCCGGCGTGTTCAACGCGGTGCTCGTGCCGCAGATCGTCAAGGCGTTCCACCGCCCGGACGGCAAGCGCACCGTGGACCGGATCGTCACGATCATCCTCGCGCTGTCGCTCGGGGTCACGGCGCTGTTCACAATCGCCGCCCCCATCGTGGTGCGGCTGTACTCCGACAGCACGTGGACGGCCGCGCAGCGCGACCTCGCGACCGCGTTCGCCTTCCTCGTCATCCCGCAGCTGTTCTTCTACGCGGCGTACACGATCCTCGGCGAGGTGCTCAACGCGCGCGAGCAGTTCGGGCCCTACATGTGGGCGCCGGCGCTCAACAATGTGATCGGGATCGCGGGCCTCACCGCGTACCTCGTGGTCTTCGGCTCGTACACCCCGGAAAATGACGGACCCGGCACGTGGTCCACCGCGCGGATCCTGTGGCTCGCGGTGCCCGCCACCCTCGCGATGGCGGCGCAGGCCGGAATCCTGCTGTGGCCACTCATCAAGGGCGGGTATCGGCCCGCCTTCGTGCTGCGCGGCCCCAAGGGGGAGCTCGCCACGGTTCGCACGGTGGCCGGCTGGGCGCTTGCCGCGGTGATTATTGAACAGGTGGGCCTGCTGCTCGCGGTGAGGGTAGCGTCGGCCGCCAACCCGGAGGGCGTGGACCCCACGATCCCTGGAAACGCGGCCTACACCCTCGCCCTCACGCTGTACCTGGTGCCGCACTCCCTCGTCACCGTCTCGCTGCTCACCGCACTCAACACGTCGATGGCGAAGAACTGGACCAGGGGCGACGCCGAGGGCACTCGCGTGGACGTCGCGCGAGGCATGCGGCTCACCGCCGCCTTCACGTTCTATGCGACCGCCGCGCTGATCGTCCTCGCCCCCATGCTCGCGCGCACGGCGTTCCCGACGCTGTCCGTGCCCGTGGTCCACTCGATAGCCCTGGTGCTGATCGCGCTGTCCCTCGGCATGGTGCCCCTTGGCGCGATGGTGCTCGTGAAGCGGGCGCTCTTCGTCCTCGAGGACGCGAAGGGCATCTTCCTCATCCACATCCCCATGACGATCACGCTCGTCGGCGTCGCGTACCTGGGCAAGTTCACTCTCGATGAGAAGTGGTGGACGGTCGTCATGGCGCTGGGCCTGAGCCTGTCGAACCTCGTTGGCCTCGTACTGCGATCCGGGGGCCTCAAGCGCCGGCTCGGGAGCCTCGGCGGGCGTGGGGTTGGCCGCGTGCACTGGTTCGCCGCCGTCGCCGCGGTGGTGGCCGCCGGTGCGGGCTACGCGTTGCGCCTCGTCCTCCCCGACGTCGCGGACGTGTCCACGAACGACACCATTGCGAGGGTGGTCGAGGGCGGAGCGATCTGCCTGGCGATCGGCCTCATCATGGGTCTCGTGTACGTCGCCGTGATGAAGGTGCTGCGCGTCGAGGAGGTCAACGCGGTGGTCGGTTCCGTTACTCGCCGACTGCGTCGCAACGTACGATAG
- a CDS encoding DUF6049 family protein codes for MIRRLVTAVAVALLGLAGAGAATAAPAPTALTAPAAPADAAGAATLSLTGYGPAVLIPGSSLAVAATVSNPTALGKAGLNVALKVTDSPITTSAALESFLANPGIFTTRTAATAIVNSSAVGSAPNVLPPGGMGKVELAATPTTLGFPADSAGVYGVVIAITDAMGTVTEQTAAVTWYDAPITNLPLALVATASGSEERVQQVVAAASDADATLAIDPVSLTDAAQAEALASSHELFGLPSENPDLTSIAHSEDRTLLDFAITDAATNGQPSLRGLPWLATIPVVDSPTIALAASNGAVAGLLDVTGGARISATAPVADVQADGATLPVLVPNLKLSRLLATYRPGMPDAPARLVAEAALVALHGDGTTPVVVAPGSAWQLTELGASSSVTALLDAPWVQPVTARSVIDGSHRAQVTAPDLAGTDNDLAPDLIAASARQLTDVQQLSATAEDPSSIYLPGGRKLLEPLASNLRADPAARGATYQASRDQVSGLLASLHVAAGSDVNLIAASGNVPVTLHNDLGVDATVTVVMRSSSPNLIVHDQPVVTIPAGGDLTVHIPVSGVKSANVTTTVALENGDGDVVAAPQALRVRVRADWGNAITVVFAIGLGLLLIAGLIRTVRRGRGSTRMAPAGDEPRDTDAGGDDG; via the coding sequence GTGATCCGCCGACTCGTCACTGCTGTTGCGGTCGCGCTGCTGGGCCTCGCGGGCGCGGGCGCCGCGACCGCCGCTCCCGCACCAACCGCGCTAACCGCACCAGCCGCACCAGCCGACGCCGCAGGAGCCGCCACGCTCTCGCTCACCGGGTACGGGCCGGCCGTGCTCATCCCCGGAAGCAGCCTCGCGGTGGCCGCGACGGTCTCGAACCCGACCGCGCTCGGCAAGGCCGGCCTCAACGTGGCGCTGAAGGTCACGGACTCTCCCATCACCACCTCTGCGGCGCTCGAGAGCTTCCTCGCGAACCCCGGGATCTTCACCACCCGCACGGCCGCGACCGCGATCGTCAACTCCTCCGCCGTCGGCTCGGCCCCCAACGTTCTCCCGCCGGGAGGCATGGGCAAGGTCGAGCTCGCGGCAACCCCCACCACGCTTGGGTTCCCCGCGGATTCCGCCGGCGTGTACGGGGTGGTCATCGCCATCACCGACGCGATGGGCACCGTCACCGAGCAGACCGCAGCAGTTACCTGGTACGACGCGCCAATCACGAACCTGCCCCTGGCCCTCGTGGCCACGGCGTCGGGCTCCGAGGAGCGGGTGCAGCAGGTTGTCGCGGCCGCGAGCGACGCGGACGCGACGCTCGCCATCGACCCCGTCTCGCTGACCGACGCCGCGCAGGCGGAGGCGCTCGCCTCCAGCCACGAGCTCTTTGGCCTGCCCTCGGAGAACCCGGACCTCACCTCGATCGCGCACTCGGAGGACCGCACCCTCCTCGACTTCGCCATCACCGACGCCGCCACCAACGGGCAGCCCTCCCTGCGCGGCCTGCCGTGGCTCGCGACCATCCCCGTCGTCGATTCGCCCACGATCGCGCTCGCCGCGAGCAACGGCGCGGTCGCCGGCCTGCTCGACGTCACGGGCGGTGCGCGCATCAGCGCGACCGCCCCCGTCGCGGACGTCCAGGCGGACGGCGCCACGCTCCCGGTTCTGGTCCCCAACCTGAAGCTTTCGCGGCTGCTCGCCACCTATCGCCCCGGCATGCCCGACGCTCCGGCTCGCCTTGTCGCGGAGGCGGCCCTCGTTGCGCTTCACGGCGACGGCACCACTCCCGTGGTCGTCGCCCCCGGCTCGGCGTGGCAGCTGACGGAGCTTGGCGCGTCGTCGTCGGTGACGGCGCTGCTCGACGCTCCGTGGGTGCAGCCGGTCACCGCGCGGTCCGTGATCGACGGGTCTCATAGGGCACAGGTGACGGCCCCGGATCTCGCCGGAACCGACAACGACCTCGCCCCGGACCTGATCGCCGCGAGCGCTCGCCAGCTCACCGACGTCCAGCAGCTTTCCGCCACCGCGGAGGACCCGTCGAGCATCTACCTCCCAGGGGGCCGCAAGCTGCTGGAGCCACTCGCGTCGAACCTGCGCGCGGACCCCGCCGCCCGGGGTGCCACCTACCAGGCGTCGCGCGATCAGGTGAGCGGGCTGCTCGCTTCGCTCCACGTGGCCGCCGGCTCGGATGTCAACCTCATCGCGGCGTCGGGCAACGTGCCGGTGACCCTGCACAACGACTTGGGCGTCGACGCGACGGTGACGGTCGTGATGCGCTCGAGCTCCCCGAATCTCATCGTCCACGACCAGCCGGTGGTGACCATCCCTGCTGGCGGCGACCTCACCGTGCACATTCCGGTCAGCGGCGTGAAGAGCGCGAATGTGACCACCACGGTGGCCCTCGAGAACGGGGACGGCGACGTGGTGGCGGCGCCGCAGGCGCTGCGCGTGCGGGTGCGCGCGGATTGGGGCAACGCGATCACGGTGGTCTTCGCGATCGGCCTTGGGCTGCTGCTGATCGCCGGGCTGATCCGTACGGTGAGGCGCGGTCGCGGGAGCACCCGCATGGCGCCCGCCGGCGATGAGCCGCGGGATACTGACGCCGGAGGTGACGATGGCTGA
- a CDS encoding NUDIX hydrolase yields MSTPPVPRPPSSAPLSGIGGQRPEPARQPQLPVSNEISAGGIAIRIEDGVAYAACIGRRNRAGRLEWCLPKGHLEAGETPQQAAVREVAEETGIEAEIIQPLGTIDYWFTGDDRRVHKVVHHFLLEAKSGDITTAQDPDQEAEEARWIAVTHLAGELAFPNERKMAQAAAALLSIDT; encoded by the coding sequence ATGTCCACGCCCCCCGTGCCCCGGCCGCCGAGCAGCGCGCCGCTGTCAGGGATCGGCGGGCAGCGGCCGGAGCCGGCGCGGCAACCACAGCTTCCCGTGAGCAACGAGATCTCCGCTGGTGGGATCGCGATTCGCATCGAGGATGGCGTCGCGTATGCGGCCTGCATCGGCCGCCGCAACCGCGCGGGCCGGCTCGAGTGGTGCCTTCCCAAGGGTCACCTCGAGGCGGGAGAGACTCCGCAGCAGGCGGCGGTCCGCGAGGTTGCGGAGGAGACGGGGATCGAGGCCGAGATCATCCAGCCACTCGGCACCATCGACTATTGGTTCACGGGCGACGACCGGCGCGTTCATAAGGTTGTGCACCACTTTCTCCTTGAGGCCAAGTCGGGCGACATCACGACCGCGCAGGACCCCGACCAGGAGGCGGAGGAGGCCCGCTGGATTGCGGTGACGCACCTCGCGGGCGAGCTGGCCTTCCCGAACGAGCGCAAGATGGCGCAGGCGGCGGCCGCGCTGCTGTCGATCGACACGTGA
- a CDS encoding CCA tRNA nucleotidyltransferase, translated as MPNQPPALPSLDALRTRSVGLWTALPDDVVTLARLFADAGHEFALVGGPVRDAFLGRSTADLDFTTSARPEETEALLGQWSRATWDMGREFGTIGARRGDVIVEVTTYRADEYDGETRKPVVAFGTSLHDDLARRDFTVNAMAVRLPSLEFVDPFGGLEDLAGGLLRTPISPDISFGDDPLRMMRAARFVSQLGFEVEPATFAAMSAMASRLAIVSAERCRDELAKLLLGTWVREGLRALVDSGLASVVLPELPALQLEVDEHHHHKDVYEHTLTVVEQAIALETGPDGPVPAPDLVLRLASLLHDCGKPATRRLEPGGGVSFHHHEVVGAKIAARRLKALRFEKDVVRDVSTLVELHLRFHGYVDARWSDSAVRRYVTDAGPLLERLHRLTRADVTTRNQRKAERLSFAYDDLEARIAELREREEIDAIRPDLDGTQIMELLGIGPGREVGEAYRFLLELRMEHGPLGEERASAELKEWWAKRG; from the coding sequence ATGCCAAACCAGCCACCCGCACTGCCGAGCCTGGACGCCTTGCGCACGCGCAGCGTCGGGCTATGGACGGCGCTGCCCGACGATGTGGTGACCTTGGCGCGGCTGTTCGCCGACGCTGGGCATGAGTTCGCGCTCGTGGGTGGGCCGGTAAGGGACGCGTTTCTTGGGCGGTCCACGGCCGATCTGGACTTCACCACCTCGGCGCGCCCGGAGGAGACGGAGGCGCTGCTTGGCCAGTGGTCGCGCGCGACGTGGGACATGGGGCGCGAATTCGGAACCATTGGGGCGCGGCGCGGCGATGTGATCGTGGAGGTGACGACCTACCGCGCGGACGAGTACGACGGTGAGACGCGCAAGCCGGTCGTTGCCTTTGGTACCTCGCTGCATGACGACCTGGCCCGGCGGGATTTCACCGTCAACGCGATGGCCGTCCGCTTGCCGTCGCTGGAGTTCGTTGACCCCTTTGGCGGGCTCGAGGACCTCGCCGGCGGGCTGCTGCGGACGCCGATCTCGCCCGACATCTCCTTTGGCGATGACCCCTTGCGGATGATGCGCGCGGCGCGCTTCGTGTCGCAGTTGGGCTTCGAGGTGGAGCCCGCGACGTTCGCGGCGATGTCCGCGATGGCGTCGCGGCTGGCGATCGTGTCCGCGGAACGGTGCAGGGACGAGCTGGCGAAGCTACTGCTCGGGACCTGGGTGCGTGAGGGGCTGCGCGCGCTCGTGGACTCGGGGCTTGCTTCGGTCGTGCTGCCTGAGTTGCCGGCCCTGCAGCTTGAGGTGGACGAGCACCACCATCACAAGGACGTCTACGAGCACACGCTCACGGTGGTGGAGCAGGCGATCGCGCTCGAGACCGGGCCCGACGGGCCGGTGCCCGCGCCCGACCTGGTGCTGCGGCTCGCCTCGCTGCTCCACGACTGCGGCAAGCCGGCCACGCGGCGCCTGGAGCCGGGCGGGGGCGTGTCGTTTCACCACCACGAGGTCGTTGGCGCGAAGATCGCGGCGCGGAGGCTCAAGGCGCTGCGGTTCGAGAAGGACGTGGTGCGTGACGTCTCCACGCTCGTGGAGCTCCACCTGCGGTTCCACGGATACGTGGACGCTCGGTGGTCCGACTCCGCGGTGCGGCGCTATGTGACGGACGCGGGCCCGCTGCTCGAGCGGTTGCACCGGCTCACGCGCGCCGACGTGACGACGCGCAACCAGCGCAAGGCCGAGCGGTTGTCCTTTGCCTACGACGACCTCGAGGCCCGGATTGCGGAGCTGCGAGAGCGCGAGGAGATCGACGCGATCCGCCCGGACCTGGACGGCACGCAGATCATGGAGCTGTTGGGGATCGGGCCGGGACGCGAGGTGGGCGAGGCCTACCGGTTCCTGCTGGAACTGCGCATGGAACACGGCCCCCTGGGAGAAGAGCGCGCAAGCGCGGAGCTCAAGGAATGGTGGGCGAAGCGAGGCTGA
- a CDS encoding endonuclease domain-containing protein: MYLSTWAHQMASDVAPRTFEQLGEVMSRKTITRALESGALTRLVPDQFCLTMHADSWLMRSRAAVEWAGPGAALTGLAALAVYGYAPVPIDLIQVAVPAGGHRSGPPWIRVRSLTMPFPTTIWSPATPLTSPELALVLGYGQVPPRRRATFLYRAIGTGLITAREASDLAGVLTRVPVKRELLARLKASQAGAESYLEERGWATVFVGKEFEDMVPQHKLRVGRERFRVDAFHLATRTAFEFDGDETHDEREDRKRDIRRDALLATIGVQTVRFARETVLAKPEWCQEIALETIDYRSKYAWIA; this comes from the coding sequence ATGTATCTGAGCACCTGGGCGCACCAGATGGCGAGTGACGTCGCGCCGCGGACCTTCGAGCAATTGGGCGAGGTCATGAGCCGCAAGACCATCACCCGCGCGCTTGAGTCGGGCGCGCTGACTCGACTCGTCCCGGACCAGTTCTGCCTGACGATGCACGCCGACTCCTGGCTCATGCGCTCTCGCGCGGCAGTGGAGTGGGCTGGGCCCGGTGCTGCGCTCACGGGCCTCGCGGCACTCGCCGTCTATGGGTACGCGCCGGTGCCCATCGACCTGATCCAGGTCGCGGTGCCCGCCGGTGGGCACCGCAGTGGGCCGCCCTGGATTCGCGTGCGATCGCTCACCATGCCCTTCCCCACGACCATTTGGAGCCCGGCAACTCCACTCACATCTCCGGAACTCGCGCTCGTCTTGGGCTACGGGCAAGTGCCGCCGCGGCGGAGGGCGACGTTCCTGTACCGCGCCATAGGAACGGGGCTCATCACGGCCCGCGAAGCGTCGGACCTTGCGGGCGTGCTGACCCGAGTCCCAGTCAAGCGCGAGCTGCTCGCGCGGCTCAAAGCCAGCCAGGCCGGAGCCGAGAGCTACCTCGAGGAGCGCGGGTGGGCCACCGTGTTCGTCGGGAAGGAGTTCGAAGACATGGTGCCGCAGCACAAGCTGCGCGTTGGCCGCGAGCGCTTCCGCGTGGACGCGTTCCACCTTGCGACCAGGACCGCCTTCGAATTCGACGGCGACGAGACCCATGACGAGCGGGAGGATCGCAAGCGCGACATTCGTCGGGATGCGCTGTTGGCGACGATCGGCGTCCAGACGGTGCGATTCGCGCGCGAGACCGTGCTGGCGAAGCCGGAATGGTGCCAGGAGATCGCGCTCGAGACCATTGACTATCGCTCAAAGTATGCGTGGATTGCCTAA
- a CDS encoding MFS transporter, translated as MSLASDLRVLWRARGFRRLTYARLMSQGGDGMFQVGIATAFFFDPTHATSGRSIAIGFATLLAPFTIVGPFVGPLTDRWQRQRIVLVGNLVRLVLVGAIIACVAAGAPLWTLYTLALLALSVNRFLLAALTAGIPQVVPASELLAANSVLPTLGTLSAALGGALGAIMSFVAPSSSDSSIALAALVGAAVAFGLSSWLTTWLGRTDLGPVVPLAKLEFFAQARALVTELMDGVRHLAARRTPLHALGVMAAQRLLYGMMFVAAILMSRSIFGGSSGGSDALANFTIVLGFAAVGFGVAAVVTPIFGERIDRHRWIVWCLIVGAVGQGLLAASTATWALLSAAVVVSFAVQGSKIAIDTIIQRDTDDSVRGRAFTLYDVLYNVAFIGAAVVAGWSLPDSGYSAPVMAGLVVAYLLVALIYSRTPRHLPAQAPPPAV; from the coding sequence ATGTCCCTCGCTTCCGACCTGCGGGTGTTGTGGCGCGCGAGAGGGTTTCGGCGGCTGACGTACGCGCGGCTGATGTCGCAAGGCGGCGACGGGATGTTCCAGGTCGGCATCGCGACGGCCTTCTTCTTTGACCCGACGCACGCGACGTCCGGGCGGTCGATCGCCATCGGGTTCGCGACCTTGCTTGCGCCGTTCACAATCGTGGGGCCGTTCGTTGGGCCGCTGACCGATCGCTGGCAGCGGCAGCGGATCGTGCTCGTGGGGAACCTGGTGCGCCTGGTGCTCGTGGGGGCGATCATCGCGTGTGTCGCGGCCGGGGCGCCGCTGTGGACGCTGTACACGCTCGCGCTGCTGGCCCTGTCCGTGAACCGATTCCTGCTGGCGGCGCTCACGGCCGGGATCCCCCAGGTGGTGCCGGCCTCCGAGCTGCTCGCCGCGAACTCCGTGCTCCCGACGCTCGGGACGCTGTCCGCTGCGCTCGGCGGCGCGCTTGGGGCGATCATGTCGTTCGTGGCGCCGTCCTCTTCGGACTCGTCGATCGCGCTCGCGGCGCTGGTTGGGGCTGCGGTGGCGTTTGGGCTGTCGTCGTGGCTGACCACGTGGCTTGGTCGTACGGACCTGGGGCCCGTGGTGCCGCTCGCGAAACTCGAGTTCTTTGCCCAGGCGCGCGCCCTCGTGACAGAGCTCATGGACGGCGTGCGGCACCTCGCCGCTCGGCGCACGCCGCTGCATGCCCTGGGAGTCATGGCCGCCCAGCGCCTGCTCTACGGGATGATGTTCGTGGCCGCGATCCTCATGTCGCGGTCCATCTTCGGTGGGTCCTCCGGCGGTTCGGATGCGCTCGCGAACTTCACGATCGTGCTGGGGTTCGCGGCCGTCGGATTTGGCGTGGCCGCCGTGGTGACGCCGATCTTCGGGGAGCGCATTGACCGGCACCGATGGATCGTGTGGTGCCTGATCGTCGGTGCCGTTGGCCAAGGACTTCTTGCCGCCTCCACGGCCACGTGGGCACTGCTGTCTGCGGCGGTTGTCGTGTCATTCGCGGTGCAGGGCTCCAAGATCGCGATCGACACGATCATCCAGCGCGACACCGACGACTCCGTGCGCGGGCGCGCCTTCACGCTCTATGACGTGCTGTACAACGTGGCGTTCATCGGGGCCGCCGTGGTTGCGGGCTGGTCGCTTCCGGACTCCGGGTACTCGGCGCCCGTGATGGCCGGGCTGGTGGTGGCGTACCTCCTGGTGGCGCTCATTTACAGCCGAACCCCCCGCCACCTACCGGCCCAGGCGCCTCCACCCGCGGTTTAG
- a CDS encoding acyltransferase codes for MTVEGSPARASQADAIVAATPASRDRFVDAVRVLALGGVILGHYVMGVVTWAPGTPVSFTNILELVPWTRWLTLVFQVMPLFFAVGGFAHAVGWRSVARRGGGYADFVASRVGRLIRPALVYVTFWMLAGLIIAALWRDQTAPILQILGQLLWFIGIYLIAAAFAPALLRAHERWGVWALAALFAAVIAVDVIRLAGGVDGIKWLNFAFVWLAIHQLGFFYADGLHERVGPRRLGAAMFAAGTIAFVLLVTLGPYGISMVSYSGEELSNLTPPTVALLAFGVAQVGIALLVRDWATRKLQAPRTWKAVVVAGSMAMTAFLWHFTALVGVNALWWWLGPATAPAGGTAAWWWSKLLLLVPYLALVMGLVLVFRRFERMKTPPVAGPKLWRTLVAAVGVACGIVGMLGFAVIGFRGITELTTVAVVGVPLSSVTSFVLVCASALLTTLAVRRASVAS; via the coding sequence ATGACCGTTGAAGGTTCCCCGGCCCGCGCCTCGCAGGCCGACGCCATCGTCGCCGCCACCCCTGCGAGCCGCGACCGCTTCGTCGACGCCGTCCGTGTGCTCGCCCTGGGTGGCGTCATCCTCGGCCACTACGTCATGGGCGTGGTGACGTGGGCGCCGGGTACGCCGGTGAGTTTCACCAACATTCTGGAGCTGGTGCCGTGGACCCGCTGGCTCACGCTCGTGTTCCAGGTCATGCCGCTGTTCTTTGCGGTGGGCGGGTTCGCGCATGCGGTCGGGTGGCGTTCAGTTGCCCGACGGGGTGGCGGCTACGCGGACTTCGTCGCCTCTCGCGTCGGTCGCCTCATTCGGCCCGCGCTGGTCTACGTAACGTTCTGGATGCTGGCCGGCCTCATCATCGCGGCGCTGTGGCGCGACCAGACGGCGCCGATCCTGCAGATCCTGGGCCAGTTGCTGTGGTTCATCGGCATCTACCTCATCGCGGCCGCGTTCGCGCCGGCCCTCCTCCGAGCGCACGAGCGATGGGGTGTCTGGGCGCTAGCGGCGCTCTTCGCGGCCGTGATCGCGGTGGACGTGATTCGCCTCGCGGGGGGCGTCGACGGGATCAAGTGGCTCAACTTCGCGTTCGTGTGGCTCGCGATCCACCAGCTTGGCTTCTTCTACGCGGACGGGTTGCACGAGCGCGTGGGCCCCCGCCGACTCGGCGCCGCGATGTTCGCCGCCGGCACCATCGCGTTCGTGCTACTCGTGACGCTGGGTCCCTACGGCATCTCGATGGTGAGCTACAGCGGCGAGGAGCTGTCCAACCTGACGCCTCCGACGGTCGCGCTGCTCGCTTTCGGCGTCGCGCAGGTAGGAATCGCGCTGCTCGTCCGCGACTGGGCCACCCGCAAGCTTCAGGCGCCGCGAACGTGGAAGGCGGTCGTCGTCGCGGGCTCCATGGCCATGACCGCGTTCCTGTGGCACTTCACCGCGCTCGTTGGCGTCAACGCCCTGTGGTGGTGGCTAGGCCCGGCGACCGCGCCAGCCGGAGGTACGGCCGCCTGGTGGTGGTCGAAGCTCCTGCTGCTGGTGCCGTACCTCGCGCTGGTGATGGGATTGGTGCTGGTATTCCGCCGCTTTGAGCGCATGAAGACGCCCCCGGTCGCGGGGCCGAAGCTTTGGCGGACGCTCGTGGCGGCCGTTGGCGTCGCCTGCGGCATCGTCGGCATGCTCGGCTTCGCGGTGATCGGGTTCCGCGGGATAACCGAACTCACGACCGTCGCGGTTGTGGGAGTGCCTCTGAGCTCCGTGACCTCGTTCGTGCTCGTGTGCGCCTCGGCGCTTCTGACCACGCTCGCCGTCCGCCGCGCTAGCGTTGCCTCATGA
- a CDS encoding DUF805 domain-containing protein, with translation MTFGQSIKTVFANLTNFQGRARRSEFWWFYLFIFLVSLPLSFLAMIPMFGGISALVAATNPDGTVDDGAWGAYLASLAATFGISLVLGLITFLLTLAVWVRRLHDGGYSGHLLWLSLIGLSIIPLIFAILEGNNGPNKYGPDPKAVEGGVWPHLQQTSPNYAQPPAAYGQPPAAPAPPAYQPPPLDPGPDMIPPTTASGNTDDPFAAPPR, from the coding sequence ATGACGTTCGGACAGTCGATCAAGACGGTATTCGCCAACCTCACCAACTTTCAGGGTCGCGCCCGCCGCAGCGAGTTCTGGTGGTTCTACCTCTTCATCTTCCTGGTCAGCCTCCCCCTGAGTTTTCTGGCGATGATCCCGATGTTCGGGGGCATCTCGGCGCTCGTGGCCGCCACGAACCCGGACGGCACCGTCGATGACGGCGCCTGGGGCGCCTACCTCGCCAGCCTCGCCGCCACGTTCGGCATCTCGCTCGTTCTTGGGCTCATCACCTTCCTGCTGACGCTCGCCGTGTGGGTTCGCCGCCTGCACGACGGTGGCTACAGCGGTCACCTGCTGTGGCTGAGTCTCATCGGGCTGAGCATCATCCCGCTCATCTTCGCGATTCTCGAGGGGAACAACGGCCCCAACAAGTACGGCCCGGACCCCAAGGCGGTCGAGGGTGGCGTGTGGCCGCACTTGCAGCAGACGAGCCCCAACTACGCGCAGCCACCCGCGGCGTACGGTCAGCCGCCCGCCGCTCCGGCTCCCCCCGCATACCAACCGCCACCACTCGATCCGGGACCCGACATGATTCCCCCGACCACAGCGTCGGGCAATACTGATGACCCGTTCGCGGCGCCGCCGCGCTGA